A region from the Inhella inkyongensis genome encodes:
- a CDS encoding PLP-dependent transferase, with translation MSDRKTAAELIHHPYQPPAGFAAPVQAVHKASSIFFKDVAELQRVRWADRDAYTYGLHGTPTTFALEARLASLEGANHVLLAPSGLAALNLVNQAFLKCGDQLLLPDNVYGPSRNAARHELANWGITHAIYDPLDPADLAAKLSPATRLVWLEAAGSVTLEFPDLTGLIAAVRANAPQALIALDHTWGAGLAFAPFELGVDLTIHALTKYPSGGGDVLMGSVGVRDRGLYEQLAAAHGRSGLGVGANDVELVLRGLATLPLRYAAQDAAARRVAAWAQTQTAVAQVLHPALPGSPGHEYWARHCTAAAGLLTLRFQPEWNRARVEAMADALKVFKLAWSWGGPVSLAVPYELAHIRSLHRNSGTVLRLAIGLEEPEVLIADLEQALESV, from the coding sequence ATGAGCGATCGCAAGACTGCGGCTGAACTGATCCATCACCCTTATCAGCCGCCGGCGGGCTTTGCCGCACCGGTGCAAGCGGTACACAAGGCCAGCTCGATCTTCTTCAAGGATGTGGCCGAGTTGCAGCGCGTGCGCTGGGCCGATCGCGATGCCTATACCTATGGGCTGCATGGCACGCCCACCACCTTCGCGCTGGAGGCCCGGCTGGCCAGCCTTGAAGGGGCGAATCATGTGCTGTTGGCTCCCAGCGGGCTGGCGGCGCTGAATCTGGTCAATCAGGCCTTCCTGAAGTGCGGCGATCAGCTGCTGCTGCCCGACAACGTTTACGGCCCCAGCCGCAATGCGGCGCGCCACGAATTGGCGAACTGGGGCATCACGCACGCAATCTACGACCCGCTCGATCCGGCCGATCTGGCCGCCAAGCTCAGCCCTGCCACGCGCCTGGTCTGGCTGGAGGCTGCGGGATCGGTGACGCTGGAGTTCCCGGACCTCACTGGTCTCATCGCCGCCGTGCGTGCCAACGCACCGCAGGCCTTGATCGCGCTGGACCACACCTGGGGTGCAGGCCTTGCCTTTGCCCCTTTTGAGCTGGGGGTGGACCTGACGATCCATGCGCTGACCAAATACCCCAGCGGCGGCGGCGATGTGTTGATGGGCTCGGTGGGCGTGCGAGATCGTGGCCTGTACGAGCAGCTCGCCGCCGCTCATGGCCGCAGTGGCCTGGGTGTGGGGGCCAATGATGTGGAGTTGGTGTTGCGCGGTCTGGCCACGCTGCCGCTGCGCTACGCCGCTCAAGATGCCGCCGCGCGACGTGTGGCCGCATGGGCGCAAACGCAGACTGCCGTGGCTCAAGTGCTCCATCCGGCCCTGCCGGGCTCGCCCGGTCATGAATACTGGGCCCGCCACTGCACGGCGGCGGCCGGCTTGCTGACCTTGCGTTTTCAGCCCGAATGGAACCGGGCGCGTGTCGAAGCCATGGCTGACGCGCTCAAAGTTTTCAAGCTGGCTTGGAGCTGGGGTGGTCCGGTCTCATTGGCCGTGCCCTATGAACTAGCGCACATTCGCAGCCTGCACCGAAATAGTGGCACGGTGTTGCGATTGGCCATTGGCCTGGAAGAGCCGGAGGTCTTGATCGCCGACCTGGAGCAGGCGCTGGAGTCGGTGTGA
- the smpB gene encoding SsrA-binding protein SmpB, with protein sequence MSIVENRRARFEYHLEEEYEAGMVLEGWEVKAIRAGQVQLTGSYVVVKDGELFLIGCQINPLGSASTHVRPEAQRTKKLLLAKQEIRRLIGKTEQKGYTLVPLDLHFKGGRVKCQFALGKGKALHDKRETEKKRDWEREKGQLMRHKVSSKG encoded by the coding sequence ATGAGCATCGTTGAAAACCGCCGCGCCCGATTTGAATACCACCTCGAAGAGGAGTACGAGGCCGGCATGGTGCTCGAAGGCTGGGAGGTCAAAGCCATCCGCGCGGGCCAGGTCCAACTGACCGGCTCCTATGTGGTGGTGAAAGACGGCGAACTGTTCCTGATCGGCTGCCAGATCAACCCGCTGGGCAGCGCCAGCACCCATGTGCGCCCGGAGGCTCAGCGCACCAAGAAGCTGCTGCTCGCCAAGCAGGAGATCCGTCGACTGATCGGCAAGACCGAGCAGAAGGGCTACACCTTGGTACCCTTGGACCTGCACTTCAAGGGCGGCCGGGTGAAATGCCAGTTCGCCCTGGGCAAGGGCAAGGCCCTGCACGACAAGCGCGAGACCGAGAAGAAGCGGGATTGGGAGCGGGAAAAAGGGCAATTGATGAGACACAAAGTCTCATCAAAGGGCTGA
- a CDS encoding type II toxin-antitoxin system RatA family toxin: protein MKPVKKSVLLWYSPREMYELVTGIERYPEFLPWCERAEVLERREDGVTARLELAFAGVRSSFTTRNVHHDGQRVRVELVDGPFTHLDGDWVFKPLARPGAAPGEVNACKVEFELSYAFARGGLETVLSPVFDKVAGTLVDRFVERAEAVYGRR from the coding sequence ATGAAACCCGTCAAAAAGTCCGTTCTGCTTTGGTACAGCCCGCGCGAGATGTACGAGCTCGTCACCGGCATTGAGCGCTACCCCGAGTTCCTGCCCTGGTGCGAACGCGCCGAGGTCTTGGAGCGCCGCGAGGATGGCGTGACCGCCCGCCTGGAGTTGGCCTTCGCCGGCGTGCGCTCCAGCTTCACGACGCGCAATGTCCATCATGACGGTCAGCGCGTGCGGGTGGAGTTGGTGGATGGCCCCTTCACGCATCTGGATGGTGACTGGGTGTTCAAGCCTTTGGCCCGCCCGGGTGCGGCGCCCGGCGAGGTAAATGCCTGCAAGGTGGAGTTCGAACTCAGCTATGCCTTTGCGCGTGGCGGGTTGGAGACTGTGCTGAGCCCTGTTTTTGACAAGGTGGCCGGCACCCTGGTGGATCGCTTTGTCGAGCGCGCCGAGGCGGTCTATGGCCGGCGCTGA
- a CDS encoding RnfH family protein, producing the protein MLQIELCWSPAAQRLELQVLSLPPGSLVRDALAALPADLLWERVGVWGHKVELEDALTHGDRVEVYRGLTVDPMEARRRRLAVQGRPRASRHRPQRKP; encoded by the coding sequence ATGCTGCAGATTGAACTCTGCTGGAGCCCTGCCGCGCAGCGGCTGGAGTTGCAGGTACTCAGCCTGCCGCCTGGCAGTTTGGTGCGGGACGCACTGGCCGCGCTGCCGGCCGACTTGCTGTGGGAGCGGGTCGGCGTCTGGGGACACAAAGTGGAACTCGAGGATGCTCTGACCCATGGCGATCGGGTGGAGGTCTATCGCGGCCTGACCGTGGACCCGATGGAGGCCAGGCGGCGGCGCCTGGCCGTTCAGGGGCGGCCGCGCGCCTCGCGGCATCGCCCTCAGCGCAAACCTTGA
- a CDS encoding DUF4124 domain-containing protein: MAVHRIFCLLGLTLLLATTAQAQGQWKWRDAQGNVQYSDRPPPQGTPEKDILARPANARKPVQLVPFGQPQASAPAASAPANAASAAAARRQAEEAARRTKEVDEKNKAIEAQNAATRAENCKQARQQLATLESGVRLAHVDEKGERGVMDDAARAAAIARAKTVIASECR; this comes from the coding sequence ATGGCTGTACATCGCATCTTCTGTCTGCTGGGTCTGACCCTGTTGCTGGCCACCACGGCCCAGGCCCAGGGCCAGTGGAAGTGGCGCGACGCCCAGGGCAATGTGCAGTACAGCGACCGGCCGCCGCCGCAGGGCACGCCCGAGAAGGACATCCTGGCGCGCCCGGCCAATGCCCGCAAACCCGTTCAGTTGGTGCCCTTCGGTCAGCCCCAGGCCTCGGCCCCGGCCGCCAGTGCCCCGGCCAACGCCGCCAGCGCGGCCGCAGCCAGGCGCCAGGCCGAGGAAGCCGCACGCCGCACCAAGGAAGTGGACGAGAAGAACAAGGCCATCGAGGCCCAGAACGCCGCCACGCGCGCCGAAAACTGCAAGCAGGCGCGCCAACAGCTGGCGACCTTGGAGTCCGGCGTGCGCTTGGCCCATGTGGATGAGAAGGGCGAGCGCGGTGTCATGGACGATGCCGCCCGTGCAGCGGCCATCGCTCGCGCCAAAACGGTCATTGCCAGCGAGTGCCGCTAG
- the guaB gene encoding IMP dehydrogenase, whose translation MRLLGKALTFDDVLLVPAFSQVLPRDTDLSTQLTRRIRINLPIVSAAMDTVTEARLAIAIAQEGGIGIVHKNLPAAAQAAEVARVKRYESGVLRDPITIGPDLKVHEVLALSQQHGVSGFPVVEGKKVVGIVTGRDLRFETRMDVAVREIMTPAERLVTVPEGVSLADAKALLQKHRLERLVVVNDSFDLRGLITVKDITKQTSFPNAARDAMGKLRVGAAVGFGDDTEERVERLVKAGVDVLIVDTAHGHSAGVLDKVRWVKNQYPQVDVIGGNIATAAAAKALADAGADGVKVGIGPGSICTTRIVAGVGVPQITAIDNVASALRGSGVPVIADGGVRFSGDLAKAIAAGADCVMMGGAFAGTEEAPGDLILYQGRSYKSYRGMGSLGAMAKGSADRYFQEGGNNPNTSKLVPEGIEGQVPYKGSVVQVIFQMAGGLRASMHYCGCASIKDMQDKAEFVEITSAGMRESHVHDVQITKEAPNYRAE comes from the coding sequence ATGCGCCTTCTCGGCAAAGCACTGACCTTCGACGATGTGTTGTTGGTCCCCGCGTTCTCTCAGGTGTTGCCGCGCGACACCGATCTTTCGACCCAGCTGACCCGGCGGATCCGTATCAACCTGCCGATTGTTTCGGCGGCGATGGATACCGTCACCGAGGCCAGGCTGGCCATTGCCATCGCCCAGGAGGGCGGCATCGGCATCGTGCACAAGAACCTGCCGGCAGCGGCTCAGGCGGCCGAGGTGGCGCGGGTCAAGCGCTACGAGAGCGGTGTGCTGCGCGACCCCATCACCATCGGCCCCGATCTGAAGGTGCACGAGGTGCTGGCTCTGAGCCAGCAGCATGGTGTCAGCGGTTTCCCGGTTGTCGAGGGCAAGAAGGTGGTCGGTATCGTCACCGGCCGCGACCTGCGCTTCGAGACCCGCATGGACGTGGCGGTGCGCGAGATCATGACCCCGGCCGAGCGCCTGGTCACCGTGCCCGAGGGGGTGTCGCTGGCCGACGCCAAGGCGCTGCTGCAAAAGCACCGCCTGGAGCGCCTGGTGGTCGTGAACGACAGCTTTGATCTGCGCGGCCTGATCACGGTGAAAGACATCACCAAGCAGACCAGCTTCCCCAACGCCGCCCGCGATGCCATGGGCAAGCTGCGCGTTGGCGCGGCCGTGGGCTTTGGCGATGACACCGAAGAGCGCGTCGAACGCCTGGTCAAGGCCGGTGTGGATGTGCTGATCGTGGACACCGCGCACGGCCACAGCGCCGGCGTGCTGGACAAGGTGCGCTGGGTCAAGAACCAGTACCCGCAGGTGGATGTAATCGGCGGCAACATCGCCACCGCCGCGGCAGCTAAGGCTTTGGCGGATGCCGGCGCTGATGGCGTGAAGGTCGGCATCGGCCCGGGTTCCATCTGCACCACCCGCATCGTGGCCGGCGTGGGCGTGCCGCAGATCACCGCGATTGATAACGTCGCCAGCGCGCTGCGCGGTTCCGGCGTGCCGGTGATCGCCGATGGCGGCGTGCGCTTCTCGGGCGACCTGGCCAAAGCCATCGCAGCGGGCGCCGACTGCGTGATGATGGGCGGCGCCTTCGCGGGCACCGAGGAAGCCCCGGGCGACCTGATCCTCTACCAGGGCCGCTCGTACAAGAGCTACCGTGGCATGGGCTCCCTGGGTGCGATGGCGAAGGGCAGCGCCGACCGCTACTTCCAAGAGGGCGGCAACAACCCGAACACCTCCAAGCTGGTGCCCGAGGGTATCGAGGGTCAGGTGCCCTACAAGGGCTCGGTGGTGCAGGTGATCTTCCAGATGGCCGGTGGCTTGCGGGCCTCGATGCACTACTGCGGCTGCGCCTCGATCAAGGACATGCAGGACAAGGCGGAGTTCGTCGAGATCACCTCGGCGGGCATGCGCGAGTCCCATGTGCACGATGTGCAGATCACCAAAGAGGCCCCGAACTACCGGGCCGAATAA
- a CDS encoding MFS transporter → MRDSKASMAFIFATVLIDMISIGLIIPVLPVIAGSFSQTQAEHAQAYLWVAGAFGLANFLASPVLGALSDQHGRRPVLLLGFTGLALSFFVTASATALWMLVAVRLVSGAMQANISVANAYVADITPPADRAKRFGLLGAAFGIGFVLGPATGGVLGAIDLRLPFWVAGGMALLNLAYGYFVLPESLPLDKRRRFDWRSANPVSSLKKLTELKGVGVLVAVIALSSLAQFILHSSWVLFTSFKFGWGPRENGWSLFAVGLMSVIVQGGLLPRMLKRFATPRLVVLALASSALTYLGWALVPEGWMLVALIVMNVFGYAATASIQSIISNSVDATRQGSTMGAVASLNSLMVVLGTLIGPSILTLVAHLPRGDWRIGAPFLLCAALQALALFFALAYQRQHHSQAAPQVNSHA, encoded by the coding sequence ATGCGTGACTCCAAGGCCAGCATGGCCTTCATCTTTGCCACGGTGCTGATCGACATGATCAGCATCGGCCTGATCATTCCGGTGCTTCCGGTGATTGCGGGCAGCTTCAGCCAGACGCAGGCCGAGCATGCCCAGGCCTACCTCTGGGTGGCCGGCGCCTTTGGGCTGGCCAACTTCTTGGCTTCGCCGGTGCTCGGGGCCTTGTCGGATCAGCATGGTCGGCGCCCGGTGCTGCTCTTGGGCTTCACCGGCTTGGCGCTGAGCTTTTTCGTCACCGCCAGCGCCACCGCGCTGTGGATGTTGGTGGCGGTGCGCCTGGTCAGCGGGGCCATGCAGGCCAATATCTCGGTGGCCAATGCCTATGTGGCCGACATCACGCCGCCAGCCGACCGGGCCAAGCGTTTTGGCCTGCTGGGCGCGGCCTTTGGCATCGGCTTTGTGCTGGGCCCGGCCACGGGCGGGGTGCTGGGTGCCATCGATTTGCGGCTGCCGTTCTGGGTGGCCGGTGGCATGGCGCTTTTGAATCTGGCCTATGGCTATTTCGTGTTGCCGGAGTCCTTGCCGCTGGACAAGCGGCGCCGCTTTGACTGGCGCAGCGCCAATCCGGTCAGCAGCCTCAAGAAGCTCACCGAGCTCAAGGGCGTGGGTGTGCTGGTGGCGGTGATCGCGTTGTCCTCGCTGGCGCAGTTCATCCTGCATTCCAGCTGGGTGCTGTTCACCTCCTTCAAGTTCGGCTGGGGGCCGCGTGAGAACGGCTGGTCGCTGTTCGCGGTCGGTCTGATGTCGGTAATCGTGCAGGGCGGTCTGCTGCCGCGCATGCTCAAGCGCTTTGCCACGCCGCGTCTGGTGGTGCTGGCGCTGGCATCCAGCGCGCTGACCTATCTGGGTTGGGCCCTGGTGCCCGAAGGTTGGATGCTGGTGGCCTTGATCGTGATGAACGTCTTTGGTTACGCCGCCACGGCCTCGATCCAGAGCATCATTTCCAACAGCGTGGATGCCACCCGGCAAGGCAGCACCATGGGGGCCGTGGCCTCACTGAACAGCCTGATGGTGGTGCTGGGCACCTTGATCGGCCCCTCCATCCTGACCCTCGTGGCCCATCTGCCGCGTGGCGACTGGCGCATTGGCGCGCCCTTCCTGCTGTGCGCCGCGCTGCAGGCCCTGGCTCTCTTTTTTGCGCTGGCTTACCAGCGCCAACACCATTCCCAAGCTGCTCCTCAGGTGAACTCCCATGCATGA
- the guaA gene encoding glutamine-hydrolyzing GMP synthase has product MHDKVLILDFGSQVTQLIARRVREAQVYSEIHPNDVSDEFIREFNPKAIILSGSHASTYEDHELRAPAQVWAQGVPVLGICYGMQTMAVQLGGTVSWSDTREFGYAEVRAHGHTQLLSGIEDFATAEGHGMLKVWMSHGDKVTALPPGFKLMASTPSCPIAGMADEVRRFYAVQFHPEVTHTVQGEALLRRFVRDIAGCKGDWQMGGYIDEAVAKIREQVGDEEVILGLSGGVDSSVAAALIHRAIGDQLTCVFVDHGLLRLNEGDAVMEMFAGKLHARVIRVDASELFLGELAGVTDPEQKRKIIGRLFVDVFKAEAAKLKAGTEGHKGENGSRAVKGATFLAQGTIYPDVVESGGTKTKKATTIKSHHNVGGLPEQLGLKLLEPLRELFKDEVRALGVALGLPHDMVYRHPFPGPGLGVRILGEVKKEYADLLRRADAIFIEELRNTIDPATGKSWYELTSQAFTVFLPVKSVGVMGDGRTYDYVVALRAVQTSDFMTADWAELPYAMLKRTSGRIINEVRGINRVTYDVSSKPPATIEWE; this is encoded by the coding sequence ATGCATGACAAGGTCCTGATCCTCGATTTCGGCTCCCAAGTCACCCAGTTGATCGCGCGCCGCGTGCGCGAGGCCCAGGTGTATTCCGAGATCCACCCGAACGACGTCAGCGACGAGTTCATTCGCGAGTTCAACCCCAAGGCCATCATCCTCAGCGGCAGCCATGCCAGCACCTACGAGGATCATGAGCTGCGCGCGCCGGCCCAGGTCTGGGCCCAGGGCGTGCCCGTGCTGGGCATCTGCTACGGCATGCAGACCATGGCGGTGCAGCTCGGTGGCACGGTGAGCTGGAGTGATACACGCGAATTTGGCTACGCCGAGGTACGCGCGCACGGCCACACCCAGCTGCTCTCTGGGATTGAGGACTTCGCCACGGCTGAGGGCCACGGCATGCTCAAGGTGTGGATGAGCCATGGCGACAAGGTCACCGCGCTGCCGCCGGGCTTCAAGCTGATGGCCAGCACCCCGAGCTGCCCGATTGCCGGCATGGCCGACGAGGTGCGGCGCTTCTACGCCGTGCAGTTCCACCCGGAGGTCACCCACACCGTGCAGGGCGAGGCCCTGCTGCGTCGCTTTGTGCGCGACATCGCGGGTTGCAAGGGCGATTGGCAGATGGGCGGCTACATCGACGAGGCCGTGGCCAAGATCCGCGAGCAGGTGGGCGACGAGGAAGTGATCCTGGGCCTGTCTGGCGGTGTTGATTCTTCGGTGGCCGCCGCGTTGATTCACCGCGCCATTGGCGACCAGCTGACCTGCGTCTTTGTCGATCACGGTTTGCTGCGCCTGAACGAGGGCGATGCGGTGATGGAGATGTTCGCCGGCAAGCTGCACGCCCGCGTGATCCGCGTGGACGCCAGCGAACTTTTCCTGGGCGAACTGGCCGGCGTGACCGATCCCGAGCAGAAGCGCAAGATCATCGGCCGCTTGTTCGTGGACGTCTTCAAGGCCGAGGCTGCCAAGCTCAAGGCGGGCACTGAGGGGCACAAAGGCGAGAACGGGAGTCGCGCCGTCAAAGGCGCGACGTTCCTGGCCCAGGGCACCATCTACCCCGATGTGGTGGAGAGCGGCGGGACCAAGACCAAGAAGGCCACCACCATCAAGAGCCACCACAACGTGGGCGGCCTGCCCGAGCAGCTGGGATTGAAGCTCCTGGAGCCGCTGCGCGAGCTGTTCAAGGACGAAGTGCGCGCCCTGGGCGTGGCCCTGGGCCTGCCGCACGACATGGTCTATCGCCACCCCTTCCCGGGTCCGGGCCTGGGTGTGCGCATCCTGGGCGAGGTGAAAAAGGAATATGCCGACCTGCTGCGCCGCGCCGACGCGATCTTCATCGAAGAGCTGCGCAACACCATCGACCCGGCGACGGGCAAGAGCTGGTACGAGCTGACCAGCCAGGCCTTCACGGTCTTCCTGCCGGTCAAGAGCGTGGGCGTGATGGGCGATGGCCGCACCTATGACTACGTGGTGGCCCTGCGCGCCGTGCAGACCAGCGACTTCATGACGGCCGACTGGGCGGAGTTGCCCTACGCCATGCTCAAGCGCACCTCGGGCCGCATCATCAACGAGGTGCGCGGCATCAACCGCGTGACCTACGACGTCAGCAGCAAGCCGCCCGCGACGATCGAATGGGAGTGA
- a CDS encoding substrate-binding periplasmic protein, producing MLLRLALLFALLCWHSPSRAETAVIATLEWPPYIGATLPQEGGSAAVVRAAFKAVGREVRFEYLPWARAVEDGSHRSGLAGYFPAYQSAERDAKGLRSAPIGASRVGFARRPDQALRWRRLDDLRELRLGVVRGFVNTAEFDQRMKDGRLKTEAAVSDEVNLRKLVFGRVQAAVVDQAVFNALMHKELAAHRHELVFDEARLLEEKPLYVYFQRNAQGQRWRALFNQGLAKIEIQRVFDAALAGASE from the coding sequence ATGCTGCTGCGCCTTGCCCTGCTGTTCGCGCTGCTGTGCTGGCACAGCCCGAGCCGCGCCGAGACCGCCGTCATCGCCACCTTGGAGTGGCCACCTTACATCGGCGCCACCCTGCCGCAAGAGGGGGGGAGCGCGGCCGTGGTGCGCGCCGCCTTCAAGGCCGTGGGCAGGGAGGTCCGCTTCGAGTACCTGCCCTGGGCCCGGGCCGTGGAAGACGGCAGCCACAGGAGCGGCTTGGCCGGCTACTTCCCGGCTTACCAGAGCGCCGAGCGCGATGCCAAGGGCCTGCGCTCAGCCCCAATCGGGGCCAGCCGGGTCGGCTTCGCGAGGCGTCCGGACCAGGCGCTGCGCTGGCGCCGGCTCGATGATTTGCGCGAGCTACGACTGGGCGTAGTGCGCGGCTTTGTGAACACCGCCGAATTCGATCAACGCATGAAGGACGGGCGGCTGAAGACCGAGGCGGCCGTCAGCGACGAGGTCAATCTGCGCAAACTGGTGTTTGGACGTGTGCAGGCCGCCGTGGTGGATCAGGCGGTGTTCAACGCCCTGATGCACAAGGAATTGGCGGCACACCGCCACGAGCTGGTCTTCGATGAAGCCCGGCTGCTGGAAGAGAAGCCGCTCTACGTCTACTTCCAGCGCAACGCCCAGGGTCAACGCTGGCGCGCACTGTTCAATCAGGGCCTGGCCAAGATTGAGATTCAGCGGGTGTTCGACGCGGCCCTTGCAGGCGCCTCCGAGTGA